In a genomic window of [Empedobacter] haloabium:
- a CDS encoding EAL domain-containing protein, protein MPHPVTEFLGSSAAVCDAVLRLRGPALTAELGRIAAAVTHSPWGRYVPEGVTPGSAAPRGALVQEVAYEQHRFGRFEVAGRDDYGAVEREHLASLAGLAGSVLQVHERAQRTTHAYVQVEAQLQHQAQILDHLHESVITMDQSGFITSWNKGAERLFGYTSVEAVGRNILFLYDDEDPSFHDPFLEQGGRLMEVRRKKKSGEVFWASLSLSPLCDVDNRSMGLIAYLTDITERKEAEERIHHLAYYDALTHLPNRTLLTKLVDQAIAVAQRGGMQGCVLFVDLNRFKLINDALGRQAGDQLLLEVAQRFRQALREQDVVARLGGDEFAVGLFEIGQDLEASLVAQKLMAALAEPFIIDGHDLRVGASIGISVYPQDGTDAETLLRQADIAMYRAKQGMEADGVAFYSQDMNQGMHERMRIESGLRQALGNGQLLLHYQPKFSIQDGTIIGAEALVRWQHPERGMVPPAEFIPLAEATGLVVQVGEWVLEQACAQAQAWKRAGLRPIRLAVNVSAREFTQALPGRVQETLRRYGLEPSWLELEITESTLMHNIDRVIGIMDRITALGVALSLDDFGTGYSSLSYLKRFPIDTLKIDRSFTTGIPADANDCAIASTIISIAQQLKHRVIAEGVETVEQLAFLKSAGCNEVQGYLYSRPLPAAEFERAVREKWMAGVKAA, encoded by the coding sequence ATGCCGCATCCCGTCACCGAATTCCTGGGCAGCAGTGCCGCCGTATGCGACGCGGTGCTGCGCCTGCGCGGACCGGCGCTGACGGCGGAACTGGGGCGCATCGCCGCCGCCGTCACGCACAGCCCGTGGGGGCGCTACGTGCCGGAAGGCGTCACCCCGGGCAGCGCCGCGCCGCGCGGCGCGCTGGTGCAGGAGGTGGCGTACGAGCAGCACCGTTTCGGCCGTTTCGAGGTGGCGGGGCGCGACGATTACGGCGCGGTGGAGCGCGAGCACCTGGCCAGCCTGGCCGGCCTGGCCGGCAGCGTGCTGCAGGTACACGAGCGCGCCCAGCGCACCACGCATGCCTATGTGCAGGTGGAAGCGCAGCTGCAGCACCAGGCGCAGATCCTGGATCACCTGCACGAATCGGTCATCACGATGGACCAGAGCGGCTTCATCACCAGCTGGAACAAGGGCGCCGAGCGCCTGTTCGGCTACACCTCGGTGGAAGCGGTGGGCCGCAACATCCTGTTCCTGTACGACGACGAGGACCCCAGCTTCCACGACCCGTTCCTGGAGCAGGGCGGGCGGCTGATGGAAGTGCGGCGCAAGAAGAAATCGGGCGAGGTGTTCTGGGCCAGCCTGTCGCTGTCGCCGCTGTGCGACGTCGACAACCGCTCGATGGGGCTGATCGCCTACCTGACCGACATCACGGAGCGCAAGGAAGCGGAAGAGCGCATCCATCACCTGGCTTACTACGACGCGCTGACGCACCTGCCCAACCGCACCCTGCTGACGAAGCTGGTCGACCAGGCCATCGCGGTGGCGCAGCGCGGCGGCATGCAGGGCTGCGTGCTGTTCGTCGACCTGAACCGCTTCAAGTTGATCAACGACGCGCTGGGGCGCCAGGCCGGCGACCAGTTGCTGCTGGAAGTGGCGCAGCGCTTCCGCCAGGCGCTGCGCGAGCAGGACGTGGTGGCGCGCCTGGGCGGCGACGAATTCGCCGTCGGCCTGTTCGAGATCGGCCAGGACCTGGAAGCCTCGCTGGTGGCGCAGAAGCTGATGGCCGCGCTGGCCGAACCGTTCATTATCGACGGCCACGACCTGCGCGTGGGCGCCTCGATCGGCATCAGCGTCTACCCGCAGGACGGCACGGACGCGGAAACGCTGCTGCGCCAGGCGGACATCGCGATGTACCGCGCCAAGCAGGGCATGGAAGCGGACGGCGTGGCCTTCTACAGCCAGGACATGAACCAGGGCATGCACGAACGCATGCGCATCGAATCGGGCCTGCGCCAGGCGCTGGGCAACGGCCAGCTGCTGCTGCATTACCAGCCGAAGTTCTCGATCCAGGACGGCACCATCATCGGCGCCGAAGCGCTGGTGCGCTGGCAGCACCCGGAGCGCGGCATGGTACCGCCGGCCGAATTCATTCCGTTGGCCGAGGCCACGGGGCTGGTGGTGCAGGTGGGCGAGTGGGTGCTGGAGCAGGCCTGCGCCCAGGCGCAAGCCTGGAAGCGCGCCGGCCTGCGGCCTATTCGCCTCGCCGTCAACGTGTCGGCACGCGAGTTCACGCAGGCGTTGCCCGGGCGCGTACAGGAAACGCTGCGCCGCTACGGGCTGGAGCCATCGTGGCTGGAGCTGGAGATCACCGAGAGCACGCTGATGCACAACATCGACCGGGTGATCGGCATCATGGACCGCATCACGGCCTTGGGCGTGGCCCTGTCGCTGGACGATTTCGGCACGGGTTATTCGAGCCTGTCGTACCTGAAGCGCTTCCCGATCGACACCTTGAAGATCGACCGCTCGTTCACGACGGGCATCCCGGCGGACGCGAACGACTGCGCGATCGCCAGCACGATCATCAGCATCGCCCAGCAGCTGAAGCACCGGGTGATCGCCGAAGGCGTCGAGACGGTGGAGCAGCTGGCATTCCTGAAGAGTGCCGGGTGCAACGAGGTGCAGGGGTATTTGTATTCGCGGCCGTTGCCGGCGGCGGAGTTCGAGCGGGCGGTGCGGGAGAAGTGGATGGCGGGGGTGAAGGCGGCGTGA
- a CDS encoding response regulator transcription factor has protein sequence MTLQKMIRILLVDDHPLVRDGLRARLEAVPAFDVVGEAGSAAEALEVARLRAPDLVLMDINMRGKNGIEATAEFRAQFPAIAVLILSMHDKQDYVAQAIAAGARGYVLKDAPGKDIVVAIETVMSGGIYYSAALAAQLARPANGPQEEALTAREQEVLRHIAAGESNKQIARALDLSVRTVETHRLNIKRKLGIEGQAELIRYAVQHAPEM, from the coding sequence ATGACGCTGCAAAAGATGATCCGGATTCTGTTGGTGGACGACCATCCGCTGGTGCGCGACGGCCTGCGCGCACGCCTCGAGGCCGTGCCGGCGTTCGACGTGGTGGGCGAGGCCGGCAGCGCGGCCGAGGCGCTGGAGGTGGCGCGCCTGCGGGCGCCGGATCTGGTCCTGATGGACATCAATATGCGCGGCAAGAACGGCATCGAGGCGACGGCCGAGTTTCGCGCCCAGTTCCCCGCGATCGCGGTGCTGATCCTGTCGATGCACGACAAGCAGGACTACGTGGCGCAAGCCATCGCCGCCGGCGCGCGCGGCTACGTGCTGAAGGACGCGCCGGGCAAGGACATCGTCGTCGCCATCGAGACCGTGATGTCGGGCGGGATCTACTACAGCGCCGCGCTGGCGGCCCAACTTGCGCGCCCGGCCAACGGGCCCCAGGAAGAAGCGCTGACGGCACGCGAGCAGGAAGTGCTGCGCCATATCGCGGCCGGGGAATCGAACAAGCAGATCGCCCGCGCGCTCGACCTGTCGGTGCGCACCGTCGAGACGCATCGCCTGAATATCAAGCGCAAGCTGGGCATCGAAGGCCAGGCGGAACTGATCCGTTACGCCGTCCAGCACGCACCGGAGATGTAA
- a CDS encoding helix-turn-helix domain-containing protein, protein MESTCGLDVALHYVGGKWKPILLFYLQGSPRRFGELKRLVSGISEKVLIQQLRSMTEDGILTRHDFMTVPPRVEYAITDFGRTLALALQPLCEWGNRNRAQFEAQAVSALEDETSVE, encoded by the coding sequence ATGGAATCGACTTGTGGTCTTGACGTGGCATTGCATTACGTTGGAGGGAAGTGGAAGCCGATTCTGCTGTTCTATCTGCAGGGGTCGCCGCGGCGCTTCGGCGAGCTCAAGCGTTTGGTGAGCGGCATCAGCGAGAAAGTCTTGATTCAGCAGTTACGCAGCATGACCGAAGATGGCATCCTCACGCGGCATGACTTCATGACGGTTCCACCGAGGGTGGAATACGCGATCACCGATTTCGGACGAACGCTTGCGCTGGCGCTGCAGCCCTTATGTGAATGGGGCAATCGCAATCGTGCGCAGTTCGAGGCGCAGGCGGTTTCAGCATTGGAAGATGAAACGTCCGTTGAGTGA
- a CDS encoding HDOD domain-containing protein gives MSADQSSFPLAGLEAVANAQHQWVALALTPAPGPDAWQAVLRLLGYPDVGAALAPLDCIVTLDEPLRLLDEHMGALPPSRVVLRLPAAVLAEAPVRKRCTELVEQGYRIVVDGEPGVHGSQVGVRGVTADCAIGLPSALALMSLPGPHWARNVPGAARLAVCRAAGMTWFSGPYEREPMPEKGDGTARKRLLALLGLLARDADSRELETVLKQDPALSYHLLKLVNSAAFALSAPIHNFGQAINMLGRRQLQRWLQLLLYARQQDDSTANLLLPLAALRAAQMEALCKQQGGDRDRQDMAFVVGVFALLDVLLSMPMPEIVGALNLDADVASALIERSGPLGELLALVEQPVPEAERLAALGLTAEGFWLSQLQGYHWAIQVSRNL, from the coding sequence ATGTCCGCTGACCAAAGTTCGTTCCCGCTGGCCGGGCTGGAAGCCGTGGCGAACGCCCAGCACCAGTGGGTGGCGCTGGCGCTGACCCCGGCGCCGGGGCCGGACGCATGGCAGGCCGTGCTGCGACTGCTGGGCTATCCGGACGTGGGCGCCGCGCTGGCGCCGCTGGACTGCATCGTCACGCTCGATGAGCCGCTGCGCCTGCTGGACGAGCATATGGGGGCGCTGCCACCGAGTCGCGTCGTGCTGCGCCTTCCGGCCGCGGTGCTGGCCGAGGCGCCCGTGCGCAAGCGCTGCACGGAGCTGGTCGAGCAGGGCTATCGCATCGTCGTGGATGGCGAACCGGGCGTGCATGGCAGCCAGGTCGGCGTGCGCGGTGTCACGGCCGATTGCGCCATCGGCTTGCCGTCCGCGCTGGCCCTGATGAGTCTCCCGGGGCCGCACTGGGCGCGCAACGTGCCCGGCGCGGCGCGTCTGGCCGTGTGCCGCGCGGCCGGCATGACGTGGTTCAGCGGCCCGTACGAGCGCGAGCCGATGCCGGAAAAAGGCGACGGCACGGCGCGCAAGCGGCTGCTGGCGCTACTGGGCCTGCTGGCGCGCGACGCCGATTCGCGCGAACTGGAGACGGTGCTGAAGCAGGACCCGGCGCTGTCGTATCACCTGCTCAAGCTCGTCAACTCGGCCGCGTTCGCGCTGTCGGCGCCGATCCATAACTTCGGCCAGGCCATCAATATGCTGGGCCGGCGCCAGCTGCAGCGCTGGCTGCAATTGCTGCTGTACGCGCGCCAGCAGGACGACAGCACGGCCAACCTGCTGCTGCCGCTGGCGGCGTTGCGCGCCGCGCAGATGGAGGCGTTGTGCAAGCAGCAGGGCGGCGACCGGGACCGGCAGGACATGGCCTTCGTGGTCGGCGTGTTCGCGCTGCTGGACGTGCTGCTGTCGATGCCGATGCCGGAGATCGTCGGCGCGTTGAATCTCGATGCCGACGTCGCAAGCGCCCTGATCGAACGCAGCGGCCCGCTGGGCGAGCTGCTGGCGCTGGTCGAGCAGCCGGTTCCCGAGGCCGAGCGCCTGGCGGCGCTGGGCCTGACGGCCGAGGGCTTCTGGCTAAGCCAGTTGCAGGGCTATCACTGGGCCATCCAGGTCAGCAGGAACCTGTAG
- a CDS encoding nuclear transport factor 2 family protein, with product MSTNEEVIRELYAVAEAASLNAERFVDLFASDGYFLDMATGQKWTGAEVRQPIEGLGSIFPDLHRELLKVYSAADGVVVVELRLQGTHAGDFPTPGGVLRATGKRFDVPCCDVFVVEQGKVKSFHCYNMRSVWLSQLGDGNG from the coding sequence ATGTCAACTAACGAAGAGGTAATCAGGGAACTCTATGCCGTCGCAGAAGCCGCGAGCCTGAACGCGGAAAGGTTCGTCGACCTGTTCGCGTCAGACGGTTACTTCCTGGACATGGCTACAGGCCAAAAATGGACCGGCGCCGAGGTTCGCCAGCCGATCGAGGGTTTGGGATCCATCTTCCCAGACCTTCACCGTGAACTGCTGAAGGTCTATTCCGCAGCGGATGGCGTGGTCGTAGTTGAGCTCAGATTGCAGGGGACCCATGCAGGCGATTTCCCGACCCCGGGCGGCGTGCTGCGTGCCACGGGCAAGCGGTTCGACGTACCGTGCTGCGATGTGTTCGTCGTCGAGCAAGGAAAGGTAAAGTCCTTCCACTGCTATAACATGAGGTCCGTCTGGCTCAGCCAACTGGGCGATGGCAACGGCTGA